In Trichoderma atroviride chromosome 2, complete sequence, one DNA window encodes the following:
- a CDS encoding uncharacterized protein (EggNog:ENOG41) — MTSSSAGHDGLRDHNHHNHQNHDAHPEVEAQANAPAAVATAPAAAMAPLAVTAPAAAMAPLAVTAAAQQEAAPPDRPEAAAVSMETEAAQEPAQEPGTLQVEVPATVVEQKTLSDAQPNSKGGDVPVPVAAVAAEAAPPPTTSSPSSNSAPAQQQTAATTSAPPAATEASAGSSSANPTTTQFSTSQPPSKPDASAETDNTTQHLPASSTANASGESGESRDKPASGDIKTEDVTMMDAPDVNATTAAAVAETLSHASAMPAPQMSSTEQFQPSTPYAPQAPIDHRHAYMMMALASMSAAPPAMSPPPTVTPSQVTLPNIMGDGYFGMGSANNNNLRQPGPGTDMGLESFARVEFADSVFQMTTYAVIIGRDQRALEQARRDEKRADDYKRRTEENASKGLPPPSPIVQDRHKFSKSYVSEEGGMLGPESDSEENGRPTKRRKTSTTGSSHEEVENSQDNVISNRQYVSHTPGAAAVDLTSLRPSPWHVPFIGIHSPGPNIASKTKAISREHLKIAYNQAEGVFEAIPLHKNGFFCEDVHYKSEKVVLRCGDRLQIKDIDFRFIINGVEKGRTGAEEYQEEDAAKKRHSHGGKSMSFDFEQSHGNGQIQDTSDELSDVEVSPVELSDFGEDDEEEGDEEEVAEEEGEGEGEGEGDADADADGDADGDGEDGEDGDLDALEASIEGDSEIKDEGDAHNDPSMPQMARKRGPGRPPKNGIMSKREQRLLKKQQQEMAKKTLPQAPPVEPPLKRKVGRPRKHPLPEDGTDRPEKRKYKPRKPKNEDGVEGSDAERRAREKKEKKSRPKSPPLELKIEDYTEEQLQKPNKNYGVLIDETLTAAGPDGLTLKQIYKRICQRYPWFYFHTETKGWESSVRHNLIGNEAFKKDETTNLWSRVPGVELDAGKKRKAASPDRGLVAAQAYGHYSYPYAAQHMAPGAHHGYPPSQTPAPGYQAPAYAGQPAHAARPVQYGASQSPPIHQPVQPAQPVPVQPVQPVQQIVGAPPPAPIQLSGYGPPAAPARPQLGVAQPGAYSSPYASRPPPLTTPPVKAEDAGASVPSAAVPGQRPISAASAESKPVIASTSHQAATQAGTGHPTTARPSATPARPIIEPRLLTAVVGLKNGLVENLKKAGNPKAEAIVMSALNRCIGLKKEATENDKMETICIKGIRQVIDGFTKGKSPTPSGSTPLPTDTPPVFEPKVLAALNGLKDASVNAIKAGLGAAKAEAVTLSAIDRVIGLADASIMPKAAEGEPASNFEGVEQHLMKSIRQLLQGMNQKLQGDS, encoded by the coding sequence ATGACTTCGTCCAGCGCCGGGCACGACGGCCTCCGCGACCACAACCACCACAACCACCAGAACCACGATGCCCATCCCGAAGTCGAAGCTCAAGCAAACGCCCCGGCTGCGGTCGCCACAGCCCCtgcagctgccatggccCCTCTGGCAGTGACAGCCCCtgcagctgccatggccCCTCTGGCAGTGACAGCCGCGGCGCAGCAGGAAGCAGCGCCGCCCGACAggccagaagctgccgccgtcTCGATGGAGACCGAAGCCGCGCAAGAGCCGGCGCAAGAGCCTGGGACTTTACAGGTAGAAGTACCTGCGACGGTGGTGGAACAGAAAACATTGTCCGATGCGCAGCCCAACTCCAAGGGCGGTGACGTCCCCGTTCCAGTtgcggctgttgctgccgaggctgctcctcctccaacaaCATCATCGCCTTCATCAAATTCCGCTCCGGCGCAACAGCAAACGGCCGCGACCACCTCTGCTCCTCCAGCCGCTACAGAGGCTTCGGCAGGCTCATCTTCCGCAAATCCCACCACCACCCAGTTTTCAACTTCACAGCCACCTTCCAAACCTGACGCAAGTGCCGAGACCGACAATACAACCCAACATCTGCCCgcttcatcaacagcaaaCGCCTCTGGCGAATCTGGCGAATCAAGAGACAAGCCTGCATCTGGAGATATTAAGACGGAGGATGTTACGATGATGGATGCTCCTGATGTCAATGCGacgactgctgctgctgtggccgaGACCCTATCACATGCATCTGCCATGCCGGCCCCTCAGATGTCTTCAACCGAGCAGTTCCAACCCTCAACGCCCTACGCACCACAGGCCCCCATAGACCATCGACATGCGTACATGATGATGGCTCTGGCTTCCATGTCTGCGGCACCGCCCGCCAtgtcaccaccaccaactGTAACCCCATCACAAGTGACTCTACCTAACATAATGGGAGACGGGTATTTTGGCATGGGTTCGGCCAATAACAACAACCTGCGACAGCCCGGGCCTGGCACAGACATGGGCCTCGAGTCGTTTGCTCGTGTTGAGTTTGCCGACAGTGTCTTCCAGATGACCACCTACGCCGTCATTATTGGTCGAGATCAGCGAGCTCTGGAACAAGCCAGGCGTGACGAAAAACGTGCTGATGATTATAAACGGCGAACTGAGGAGAATGCCAGCAAAGGGCTTCCGCCGCCATCTCCCATTGTCCAGGACCGCCACAAGTTTAGTAAATCATATGTCAGCGAGGAGGGCGGCATGCTGGGTCCCGAATCAGATAGCGAAGAAAACGGACGTCCGACAAAACGGCGCAAGACCAGTACTACAGGATCGTCCCATGAAGAAGTTGAAAATTCCCAAGATAACGTTATATCAAATCGCCAATACGTCTCTCATACCCCTGGGGCAGCTGCTGTCGACCTAACCTCGTTGAGGCCATCTCCTTGGCACGTTCCCTTCATTGGTATTCACTCCCCTGGTCCGAATATCGCAAGCAAGACCAAGGCCATTTCCCGGGAACATCTCAAGATTGCGTATAATCAAGCCGAGGGTGTATTCGAGGCCATTCCTTTGCACAAGAATGGCTTTTTCTGCGAAGATGTGCATTACAAGAGCGAAAAGGTTGTGCTGAGGTGTGGCGACCGATTACAGATCAAGGACATTGACTTCAGATTTATTATTAATGGAGTCGAAAAGGGGCGAACGGGCGCAGAAGAgtatcaagaagaagacgctgctAAGAAACGGCATTCCCATGGTGGAAAGAGCATGAGCTTCGACTTTGAACAGTCTCACGGTAATGGCCAGATCCAAGATACAAGCGATGAGCTATCAGATGTGGAAGTCAGCCCGGTCGAACTGTCCGATTttggcgaagatgatgaggaagaaggggatgaagaggaggtagctgaagaagaaggagaaggagagggcgagggcgaaggAGACGCAgatgcagacgcagacgGAGACGCAGACGGAGAcggagaagacggagaagatggagatttgGATGCGCTCGAAGCATCCATCGAAGGAGATTCTGAAatcaaagatgaaggagaCGCTCACAATGACCCTTCAATGCCACAGATGGCTAGAAAGCGAGGCCCTGGTAGGCCTCCCAAGAACGGTATCATGTCAAAGAGGGAACAACGCTTGCttaagaagcagcagcaagagatggccaagaagacaTTACCTCAAGCGCCACCAGTTGAACCGCCCCTCAAGCGCAAGGTCGGCCGGCCTAGGAAACACCCACTACCCGAAGACGGAACTGACCGCCCAGAGAAGCGCAAGTATAAGCCGCGGAAACCCAAGAATGAAGATGGTGTCGAAGGCTCTGATGCGGAGCGacgagcgagagagaagaaggagaagaagtcaCGGCCCAAGTCACCTCCTCTGGAGCTCAAGATTGAGGATTATACAGAAGAGCAACTTCAGAAGCCAAACAAGAACTACGGAGTTCTTATTGACGAAACATTGACGGCAGCAGGTCCTGACGGTCTCACATTGAAGCAAATTTACAAGAGGATTTGCCAAAGATACCCGTGGTTCTATTTCCACACCGAGACCAAGGGATGGGAAAGTAGCGTTCGCCATAATCTGATTGGGAACGAAGCGTTTAAGAAAGATGAGACGACAAATCTGTGGTCCCGAGTGCCTGGCGTGGAGTTGGATGCTGgcaagaagcgaaaggcaGCCTCTCCTGACCGAGGATTGGTGGCTGCACAGGCATATGGGCACTACTCTTACCCATATGCTGCACAGCATATGGCTCCCGGCGCGCATCATGGTTACCCTCCTAGCCAGACACCTGCTCCTGGATACCAAGCGCCTGCATATGCTGGACAACCGGCTCATGCGGCGCGCCCTGTGCAGTACGGTGCCTCTCAATCACCTCCTATACACCAACCTGTCCAGCCTGCACAGCCGGTACCAGTGCAACCGGTCCAACCGGTCCAACAAATCGTAGGTGCGCCACCTCCGGCCCCTATTCAGCTGTCAGGATACGGCCCTCCTGCAGCCCCAGCTCGCCCTCAGCTTGGCGTGGCTCAGCCAGGAGCCTACAGCTCGCCTTATGCCTCACGGCCGCCTCCCTTGACAACCCCACCTGTAAAGGCCGAGGATGCCGGTGCCAGTGtaccatctgctgctgtgcctggcCAGCGACCTATTTCGGCCGCCTCCGCAGAGTCGAAGCCAGTCATTGCGTCGACATCGCATCAGGCGGCCACCCAAGCTGGAACCGGCCACCCAACCACAGCTCGGCCGTCAGCAACGCCTGCTAGGCCCATTATCGAACCTCGACTTCTCACTGCGGTTGTGGGCCTCAAGAATGGCCTGGTAGAAAATCTCAAGAAGGCTGGCAACCCCAAAGCCGAGGCTATCGTCATGTCAGCTCTGAACCGGTGCATCGGGCTCAAGAAGGAAGCCACTGAAAATGATAAGATGGAAACAATCTGCATCAAGGGTATTCGTCAAgtcattgatggcttcaCCAAAGGCAAAAGCCCTACCCCTAGCGGCTCTACTCCGCTACCAACAGACACACCACCTGTTTTCGAGCCCAAGGTGCTAGCGGCTTTGAATGGCCTCAAGGACGCCTCTGTCAATGCGATCAAGGCGGGCCTGGGCGCAGCCAAGGCTGAAGCTGTAACTCTATCGGCTATTGATCGTGTTATTGGCCTTGCAGATGCAAGTATAATGCCCAAGGCTGCAGAGGGCGAGCCAGCCAGCAACTTTGAGGGTGTAGAGCAGCACCTTATGAAGTCAATCCGCCAGCTTCTACAGGGCATGAATCAGAAGCTACAAGGCGACTCATAA
- a CDS encoding uncharacterized protein (EggNog:ENOG41): MEKGDDSMFIFKLVPPRAGLSKGVSFTKPTVHYFAVPNLKQGRLWMAALMKSTIERDDTQAVTTTYQQKTISLAKAKQMRHRPPALMNAEESAAARAAEEANGGMAGMAALQIDGARLNVNFGDKDSSPLSA; encoded by the coding sequence ATGGAGAAGGGCGACGACAGCATGTTCATCTTCAAGCTGGTGCCACCTCGAGCGGGCCTATCCAAGGGCGTCAGCTTTACAAAGCCGACAGTCCACTACTTTGCGGTGCCTAATCTAAAGCAAGGCCGTTTGTGGATGGCTgccttgatgaagtcgacaATTGAACGAGATGACACACAAGCAGTCACGACAACGTACCAACAAAAGACAATATCCCTGGCCAAAGCGAAGCAAATGCGCCACCGTCCTCCTGCGCTCATGAATGCCGAGGAATCTgccgcagccagagcagccgAGGAGGCAAATGGCGGCATGGCGGGCATGGCAGCCCTTCAGATCGACGGTGCTCGATTAAATGTTAATTTTGGTGACAAGGATAGTTCGCCGTTGAGCGCATAG
- a CDS encoding uncharacterized protein (EggNog:ENOG41), with protein MASRAPADGSLRPDVGDVLMVIHDFHARSSDELSLKKGDRVELLERDDEFGDGWFLGRHFANSNTGLFPEVYTRPTPRAVSNPTSTPAFIASQPLSPLVEVTQETALQGIANAPASASTSTVPLASTETPSILSTPLPKAESAPASGLGGIGSPVSAPGRGAALSGQDEVLSETLNVIDEHITRLQSPPGTGTINAAATDSGSEYSVAIDHRMSYIQGEETDEEEEAVHSRAEVVAWSPDDVAEYLFTEGVEKHHCEVFRDQEISGEVLLGMDQSSLFIKDFDLGSVGRRLKTWQKIKNLQDEVSGEEPDARRATHTRGSDGGSEDATKRTRSRTSTLTGNSASRPTSVQARRLSLAQSSNKASPTAHITPTNGTQESPSRTHFKRPSAASIRDLNQSRRHSASTNANLSAGDGVHKKQPSFDRNWTLGGAVSQTSQRPLSSTGLQEMLGTSEPDLQDSAVELDRGYFSGTESYADEQRVRSATALSRHSRYGSVDSFRDGAPNAAQKYYGISPTPHKRTASANTTDSARPPPPAKDSPAPAVTKLDTAMGSAQAEASPVSGRPQGLSTDWLTSMAKPVGKAARPAMRAISDKLTFDRSKGSTDLSANDPSSMPSPVRTGSSTPSAGQSLDLDSHDALKSPVTATAPSSKTRGKKGKKDTSAYTQGLLKIPPPGRHEGCRLLRLDEKEELKPNDHMEAPILCSQGTTAGILLL; from the exons ATGGCTTCTCGAGCACCGGCCGACGGGTCACTCCGACCCGATGTGGGCGATGTTCTAATGGTGATTC ACGACTTTCACGCCCGCAGCTCAGACGAACTGAGCCTCAAGAAGGGGGATCGAGTCGAGTTACTAGAACGAGACGATGAATTTGGCGACGGCTGGTTCCTCGGCCGCCACTTCGCCAACAGCAACACTGGTCTTTTTCCCGAAG TTTATACCCGACCAACCCCAAGAGCCGTTTCGAACCCAACATCAACTCCTGCTTTCATTGCTTCGCAGCCACTTTCTCCATTGGTGGAGGTCACACAAGAAACCGCTCTCCAGGGCATTGCGAATGCTCCTGCATCGGCCAGCACGTCTACTGTACCTTTAGCGTCGACCGAAACACCCTCTATCCTGTCGACCCCTTTGCCCAAAGCTGAATCAGCCCCTGCGTCTGGCTTGGGTGGCATAGGCTCCCCAGTATCCGCGCCGGGCAGAGGAGCCGCACTTTCGGGGCAAGATGAAGTTCTCAGCGAAACTCTCAACGTCATCGACGAGCACATCACTCGCTTGCAGTCGCCGCCTGGCACCGGTACtatcaatgctgctgctacagaCTCTGGAAGCGAGTATAGTGTTGCTATTGACCACCGAATGTCGTATATCCAGGGTGAAGAGacggacgaagaagaggaagctgtACATAGTCGTGCCGAAGTTGTGGCTTGGTCACCGGATGACGTGGCCGAGTACCTCTTCACTGAGGGTGTTGAGAAGCACCACTGCGAAGTTTTCAGGGACCAAGAAATTTCTGGAGAAGTGCTACTGGGCATGGATCAGAGCTCCCTGTTCATCAAGGATTTTGATTTAGGCTCCGTGGGCCGGCGCCTCAAGACATGGCAGAAGATTAAGAATCTCCAGGATGAGGTTAGCGGCGAGGAACCAGATGCAAGGCGAGCCACACATACCCGCGGTAGCGATGGCGGATCCGAGGACGCGACGAAACGAACGAGAAGTCGAACCAGCACCCTGACAGGGAACTCTGCATCACGACCCACCTCTGTCCAGGCTAGACGCCTGTCCCTGGCTCAGTCATCTAACAAGGCTTCTCCAACTGCTCATATAACCCCAACAAACGGCACTCAGGAGAGCCCATCACGCACGCACTTCAAACGGCCGTCGGCGGCATCCATCCGAGACCTGAACCAGTCACGACGACATTCGGCATCGACAAACGCGAACCTATCTGCTGGTGATGGCGTGCATAAGAAACAACCTTCCTTTGATCGAAACTGGACCCTTGGCGGCGCTGTCTCGCAGACCTCTCAAAGGCCGCTTTCCTCAACGGGACTGCAAGAAATGCTGGGCACATCTGAGCCGGATCTCCAGGACTCAGCCGTTGAGCTAGACCGAGGCTACTTTTCTGGCACTGAG AGTTACGCAGACGAGCAGAGGGTGCGCAGCGCCACGGCGCTCTCCCGGCACTCAAGATACGGTAGCGTCGATTCTTTCCGGGATGGGGCGCCAAACGCTGCTCAGAAATACTACGGCATCTCGCCAACTCCCCACAAACGAACTGCTTCAGCAAACACGACGGATTCTGCTCGGCCGCCACCTCCAGCTAAAGACAGCCCAGCTCCCGCCGTTACCAAGCTGGATACCGCCATGGGTTCAGCTCAAGCAGAAGCATCGCCAGTCTCCGGCAGGCCCCAAGGCCTCAGCACCGATTGGCTCACATCAATGGCCAAACCAGTCGGCAAAGCTGCTCGACCGGCTATGCGAGCCATCTCAGATAAGCTCACTTTTGATAGATCCAAGGGATCAACTGATCTATCAGCCAACGATCCGTCTTCCATGCCTTCTCCCGTAAGAACAGGGTCTAGTACCCCCTCAGCTGGACAAAGCCTTGATCTCGACTCTCACGATGCGCTCAAAAGCCCCGTCACAGCGACGGCCCCTTCCAGCAAGACCAGGggaaagaagggcaaaaaggACACAAGTGCTTATACACAAGGCTTGTTAAAGATACCCCCCCCAGGTCGCCATGAAGGATGCAGATTACTACGGCtggatgaaaaagaagagctcaaaCCTAATGACCACATGGAAGCCCCGATTCTTTGTTCTCAAGGGACGACGGCTGGCATATTACTACTCTGA
- a CDS encoding uncharacterized protein (EggNog:ENOG41~TransMembrane:3 (o516-536i557-577o589-607i)), translating to MPRGIPRSGGQPRTKKRKRDDQNPQNPQNPQPTDDANNTQNTPWPHVPPVFDPAPTPDSHIHVINPYVWPASYTAAAPYAGPQQYAVAELPSPPPTNETSPTSASEHSQGRVDARSTATVEETAVAIHAAPEDFPGQPLGGQTGHVAQQIQAQQPHQPHQPQQPSACRIPLQHVMLHAAGVVRERASGNEPMAPEEKARYSTLYGACVNADLFFLMLHRYYSCWLIDNSTVHGHFRLSTRDIDRAFAQMRVMFKDEERISPPHRQWFSGFPELDGNAYCAPQVQIQIQDFVLAFSVKWPEMIKAAQIRMMPLMECQIREQLKCPSLTLANKLFVHSRRIIGVPDNQFTNEATLLFNMDQKLERLYAELNEPAADVAKARQSMVLSYQQTIGRIQQQMHAVMQALLAYHHHPHSSSSSSSSILSFHHRVPHSYLSFGLRLSLSLSLSLNPNLSSKFKHVAKLNLRFKRILELKRYTLKRPILRQTFQSLRSKTFNRSLSTLPISKPISSSKLLISKLLISKLFLINKLFIISKPFIISKPFIISKPFIISKPFIISKPFIISKPFIISKFLLISRYLLNSKSLLNSKSLLISKLFLISKPFIISRSIIISKSLLISKSLLNSKSLLNSKSLLNSKSLLNSKSLSKSMRFNLLLNQLQVSPVCPDQVPQTNLRHPVCSTQR from the exons ATGCCCAGAGGCATTCCTCGCAGCGGTGGGCAGCCTCGTACAAAGAAGCGCAAGCGTGACGACCAGAACCCGCAGAATCCACAGAATCCACAGCCAACAGACGATGCAAACAACACTCAAAATACGCCCTGGCCGCATGTCCCGCCGGTCTTTGATCCCGCACCGACCCCAGACTCGCACATACATGTGATAAACCCATATGTATGGCCGGCCTCATATACTGCCGCCGCTCCATATGCCGGCCCTCAGCAATA TGCAGTAGCTGAACTGCCTTCTCCGCCTCCTACAAACGAAACAAGTCCAACATCCGCAAGCGAGCACTCTCAAGGCAGAGTAGACGCCAGATCAACTGCTACTGTCGAGGAAACGGCGGTAGCCATTCATGCCGCTCCTGAGGACTTTCCGGGGCAGCCTTTGGGTGGGCAAACTGGCCATGTCGCCCAGCAGATCCAGGCACAACAGCCACACCAACCACACCAACCGCAGCAGCCCAGTGCATGTCGGATACCTTTACAACATGTCATGCTCCATGCTGCCGGGGTAGTGAGGGAGCGAGCTTCGGGAAACGAGCCCATGGCCCCTGAAGAGAAGGCGCGATACAGCACGCTATACGGGGCCTGTGTGAATGCAGACTTGTTTTTTCTTATGCTTCATCGGTACTACAGTTGCTGGTTGATAGACAATTCGACCGTACATGGCCATTTCCGCCTTTCTACCCGCGACATTGATAGGGCCTTTGCCCAGATGAGAGTGATGTTTAAAGACGAAGAGCGGATTTCGCCTCCTCATCGGCAGTGGTTTTCAGGATTCCCCGAGTTGGACGGGAACGCTTACTGTGCCCCTCAGGTGCAGATCCAGATCCAAGACTTTGTCCTTGCGTTTTCTGTCAAGTGGCCAGAGATGATCAAGGCCGCTCAGATCCGAATGATGCCTCTGATGGAATGCCAAATCCGCGAGCAGCTTAAATGCCCGTCGTTGACCTTGGCCAACAAGCTGTTCGTCCACAGCCGCAGAATCATTGGAGTGCCAGATAACCAATTCACAAACGAGGCCACCCTTCTTTTCAACATGGACCAGAAGCTAGAACGCCTGTATGCAGAGCTGAATGAGCCGGCTGCGGACGTGGCCAAGGCTCGCCAATCGATGGTACTGAGCTACCAACAGACTATTGGACGTATTCAACAGCAGATGCATGCTGTCATGCAAG CACTACTGGCataccaccaccacccccacagcagcagcagcagcagcagcagcattcttTCGTTCCATCACAGGGTTCCCCATTCCTACCTCAGCTTCGGCCTccgcctcagcctcagcctcagcctcagcctcaaccCCAACCTCAGTTCCAAGTTCAAGCACGTGGCCAAGCTCAACCTACGCTTCAAACGCATCCTCGAGCTCAAGCGCTACACACTCAAGCGCCCAATTCTCAGACAAACTTTCCAGTCACTTCGCAGCAAAACTTTCAACAGGTCCCTCAGCACCTTGCCCATCAGCAAgcccatctccagcagcaagctcctCATCAGCAAACTCCTCATCAGCaagctcttcctcatcaacaaACTCTTCATAATCAGCaagcccttcatcatcagcaagcccttcatcatcagcaagcccttcatcatcagcaagcccttcatcatcagcaagcccttcatcatcagcaagccCTTCATTATCAGCAAAttcctcctcatcagcaGGTATCTTCTCAACAGCAAGTCTCTCCTCAACAGCAAGTCTCTCCTCATCAGCaagctcttcctcatcagcaagcccttcatcatcagcaggtccatcatcatcagcaagtCTCTCCTCATCAGCAAATCCCTCCTCAACAGCAAGTCTCTCCTCAACAGCAAGTCTCTCCTCAACAGCAAGTCTCTCCTCAACAGCAAATCCCTCAGCAAATCTATGCGCTTCAATCTACTCCTGAATCAGCTTCAGGTCAGCCCAGTTTGCCCGGACCAAGTTCCCCAAACCAACCTTCGTCATCCGGTTTGCAGTACCCAGCGTTAG
- a CDS encoding uncharacterized protein (EggNog:ENOG41), with amino-acid sequence MMLEIHHRISSVLQTRLYSDRKQLRRLPHSKWKEINSRKICTPLVSQPNDLTPPSPQPCRQNLQPAQALQAPSPAFQTPQSSNDSRDVQMSSGPQVDRRSQPNTIPQTPQEPRAAIVHLTAQRPQAVLASQALGIHQSPVQILPASQSQQIQSQQQPILQNSAPQASRTPTPNPFRRHFTVHRTPPTEYPTSPHNWTSMQTGLHLTHLRSPRRVSSSPGPSPGKNRYYQFLSRFLVEPTEVKIHMGISELEFFIDQQDLSRRPITSQPSELPAGELPMDMPVSRHFNHSQRYRLRMCGRGKLSNDGETAFDTAKWAISRTHWPSHITISFNGEIISPLFRQHFHKDLPIELTDSLVKGVNTIKVHVPSFPQNIKENVAYFMAVELIVTLDHDSTRALVTSAPHISVDQTKAEIKRRLQLDIDEIIIQSDTLTVSVADSFSSKLFDVPVRGRNCRHLECIDLENWLNSRPCKPSSEAGEPTMVDTWGCPICGQDARPSNLQVDDYFVHIRDRLLEERMSKVKKIQINVDGTWKAVEVADEHTTSDKDGVK; translated from the coding sequence ATGATGCTCGAAATCCATCACCGCATCTCCAGCGTTCTGCAAACCCGACTTTACTCCGATCGCAAACAACTCCGCAGACTCCCCCATTCCAAATGGAAAGAAATCAACAGCAGGAAAATATGCACCCCCCTAGTATCGCAGCCCAACGATTtgacccctccatctccgcaGCCATGTCGGCAGAATCTGCAGCCAGCGCAAGCTCTGCAAGCTCCTTCTCCCGCTTTTCAGACGCCTCAAAGCTCCAATGATTCTCGAGACGTTCAGATGTCATCAGGTCCTCAGGTAGATCGGAGATCCCAACCTAATACGATCCCCCAGACGCCTCAAGAACCTCGGGCTGCCATTGTCCACTTGACGGCTCAGAGACCTCAGGCTGTCCTGGCTTCCCAGGCTCTCGGTATACATCAGTCTCCGGTGCAAATATTGCCAGCATCCCAATCTCAGCAGATACAGTcgcaacagcagcccatCCTTCAAAACTCAGCGCCCCAGGCGTCTCGTACTCCTACACCCAATCCATTTCGCCGACACTTTACGGTTCACCGAACTCCTCCCACGGAATATCCCACTAGTCCGCATAATTGGACATCCATGCAAACGGGCCTCCATTTGACTCATTTGCGTAGCCCTCGAAGGGTTTCCTCCAGCCCCGGCCCAAGCCCAGGGAAGAACCGTTACTACCAATTCCTCTCCAGATTCCTGGTGGAACCAACAGAGGTGAAGATACATATGGGAATCAGTGAATTGGAGTTCTTTATCGACCAACAAGACCTGAGTAGACGCCCTATTACCAGCCAGCCATCTGAGTTGCCTGCGGGTGAGTTACCGATGGATATGCCTGTGAGCCGACACTTCAACCATTCTCAACGATACCGTCTCCGCATGTGCGGACGCGGTAAGCTGAGCAATGATGGAGAAACAGCTTTTGACACTGCAAAATGGGCTATAAGCCGTACCCACTGGCCGTCACACATTACTATATCGTTCAATGGCGAAATcatctctcctcttttcagGCAGCATTTTCATAAGGATCTGCCCATAGAGCTTACCGATTCTTTGGTTAAAGGGGTGAATACAATAAAAGTGCATGTGCCGAGTTTCCCTCagaatattaaagaaaatgtTGCCTATTTTATGGCTGTAGAGCTCATTGTCACTCTAGATCATGACTCTACCCGCGCTTTGGTGACTTCTGCGCCTCATATCAGCGTCGATCAGACAAAGGCCGAGATTAAGAGGCGACTGCAGCTGGATATAGATGAAATCATTATACAGAGCGACACGTTGACGGTTTCAGTTGCAGACTCTTTTAGTTCCAAACTATTTGATGTTCCGGTTCGAGGCCGCAATTGTCGGCATCTTGAGTGTATCGACTTGGAAAACTGGCTGAATTCACGCCCATGCAAACCTTCATCGGAGGCGGGCGAGCCAACAATGGTCGATACTTGGGGCTGCCCTATATGTGGCCAAGATGCTCGGCCTAGCAACCTCCAAGTAGACGACTATTTCGTTCACATAAGGGACAGGCTTTTAGAGGAGCGTATGAGcaaggtcaagaagattCAAATAAATGTTGATGGCACCTGGAAAGCCGTGGAAGTGGCAGATGAACACACGACGTCAGATAAGGACGGCGTCAAGTGA
- a CDS encoding 60S ribosomal protein uL18 (BUSCO:EOG092D3H8K) codes for MGFRKVIKSNAYYSRFQTKYKRRREGKTDYYARKRLITQAKNKYNAPKYRLVVRFTNKDIIMQIVSSEISGDKVLAAAYAHELKAYGITNGLTNWSAAYATGLLIARRVLSKLGLDKTFVGVEEADGEFTLTESAETDDGERRPFKAFLDVGLARTSTGARVFGALKGASDGGILIPHSEKRFPGYDIESKELDAETLRKYIYGGHVAEYMETLADDDEERYNGQFVKYIENDIEADGLEDLYTEAHKAIREDPFKKPEGEKKTKEEWKAISKQHKVARISKAEKAANVQAKIQKILAEE; via the exons ATG GGTTTCCGCAAGGTCATCAAGAGCAACGCGTACTACAG TCGCTTCCAGACTAAGTACAAGAGAAGACGCGAAGGCAAGACCGACTACTATGCCCGTAAGCGCCTCATCACCCAGGCCAAGAACAAGTACAATGCTCCCAAGTACCGCCTGGTTGTCCGCTTCACCAACAAGGACATCATCATGCAGATCGTCAGCTCTGAGATCTCTGGTGACAAggtcctcgccgccgcctacGCCCACGAGCTCAAGGCCTACGGCATCACCAACGGTCTGACCAACTGGTCCGCCGCCTACGCCACCGGTCTCCTGATCGCCCGCCGTGTCCTCAGCAAGCTCGGCCTCGACAAGACCTTTGTCGGTGTTGAGGAGGCCGACGGTGAGTTCACCCTCACCGAGTCCGCCGAGaccgacgatggcgagcgCCGCCCCTTCAAGGCCTTCCTCGACGTTGGTCTTGCCCGTACCTCCACCGGTGCCCGTGTCTTCGGTGCCCTCAAGGGTGCTTCCGACGGTGGTATCCTCATCCCCCACTCCGAGAAGCGATTCCCTGGCTACGACATCGAGTCCAAGGAGCTGGACGCCGAGACCCTCCGCAAGTACATCTACGGTGGCCACGTTGCCGAGTACATGGAGACTctggccgacgacgatgaggagcGCTACAACGGCCAGTTCGTCAAGTACATTGAGAACGACATTGAGGCCGACGGTCTCGAGGACCTCTACACCGAGGCCCACAAGGCCATCCGTGAGGACCCCTTCAAGAAGCCCGAGGGtgagaagaagaccaaggaggagTGGAaggccatctccaagcaGCACAAGGTTGCCAGAATCTCCAAGGCGGAGAAGGCTGCCAACGTCCAGGCCAAGATCCAGAAGATCCTGGCTGAGGAGTAA